The Humidesulfovibrio mexicanus DNA window GCGGTGGTGATGCCGATGAACGCCATGGCGATGAGCAGCAGGTAAGCCCCGGCCAACAGGGGGCGCGGCCCGGCAAGCGCCGCGCGCAGGATGGCCAGCTCGCTCACGAAGGTTCCGAAGGGCGGCATTCCGGTGAGGGCCAGCACTCCCGCCACCCACAGGGGGCCGGACCAGGGCAGGGCGCGCACCGCGCCGCGCACCCCGGAGACCTCCTTGGTCAGGTACAGGGCCAGGACGTTGCCCGCCAGCAGGAACATGGCGCCCTTGGCCGCGCCGTGGGCCAGCATGTGCAGCAGGCTGCCGTGCATTCCCGCCCCGCCGATGCCCGCGCCAAAGGCCAGAATGCCCATGTGCTCCACGCTGGAATACGCCAGCAGGCGCTTGTAGTCCGTCTGCCGGAGCAGGAACACAGCGGCCCAGGCCATGCTCGCCAGGCCCAGGGCCACCAGCAGGTCGCCCGCGAACTGGGCCTGCCCGGCGGCGGAAAGCACCTGCCGCACGCGCAGAATGGCCAAGAACGACACGTTCAGCAGGCAGGTGCTCATGAGGGCAACAAGCGAGGGCGACTCGCTGTACACGTCGGGCAGCCAGGTGTGCATGGGGGCCAGGCCCATCTTGGTGCCGTAGCCCACCAGCAGGAACACGAAGGCCGCCTTGAGCAGCATGGGGTCCAGGCTCGGGCCCGCGGCCATGAGCGCGGAAAGGTGCAGCGACACCTCGCCGCCCCCGGCCAGGGCCAGCATGTACGTGCCGAACAGGGCCAGGGCGATGCCCACGGAGCAGAGCAGCAGGTACTTCCAGGTGGCCTCAAGCGAGCGGTGATGGCGGTGGAAGTAGATGAGCGGGGCCGAGGCCAGGGTGGTGGCCTCCACGCCGACCCACAGAAGCCCCAGGTTGGCCGCCATGCACACAAAGCTCATGGCGCCCAGGAACAGCAGCAGGCAGCCGGTGAAGCGCGCTTCCGGCGAGTTGGAGAACAGCCCGCCCTCCACCATGTCCGGCCGCTGGCCGCGCGTCTCGCGGTCCAGGTAGCCCACGGCGTACAGGGCTGCGGCGAAGAACAGCACGCTTGTGGCCAGCAGGAAAATCCTGCCCGGCGCGTCCAGCAGCAGCGCGCCGTCGAACATGGGCCGCGAGCGCCCGGCAAAGGTGGCCAGGGTGAGGGCCAGGTGCGCCACGGCGGCCGCCACAAGCATGATGCGCCGGGGCCTGTTCCGGGGAATCACGAAGGCGGCCAGCCCGGCCAGCCCCGGCACGACTATGGTCAGCGCGTCCAGCATCGTCCGCTACTCCTTGAGCGACGCCAGTCTGTCGGCGTCGATGTGGTCGAATTCGCGGTTGATGCGGAAGATGGCGATGCCCATGACGAACACCGCCACGAACACGTCCAGAAGAATGCCCATCTCCACCAGCAGTTGGGCCTTGCGCAGGGCCACGGCCCCGAAGGCGAAGATGCCGTTTTCCAGCACCAGGTAGGCCACCACCTGGCTTACGGCCTTGCGCCGGGCCACGATGCCGAAAAGCCCCACCAGGATGGTGAAGAAGGCCACCGGGGTAAGCAGCTGCGGCAGGCCCACGGGCATGGGCATCCGGCCGCCCAGCCACACCGAGGCGGCCAGGGCCGCCACCCCGAAGAGCAGCGAGGCTGAGTAGCCCACGTAGGGCTCCACCTCCGCGCGCACGTGCGCGCTCTCAAGGGAGCGGAACAGCAGCCAGGGGAACACGCCCCCCTTGAGCACGGCCGTGGCTGCGGAGACGGCAAGCGAGGAGAGCGCCAGCTCCCCGTGGCCCAGCAGCGGCAGAAAGGCCAGCCCCACGCCCTGGAAGGCCACCATGCGGATGCACAGGCCGATGCGGCTGGTGCCCAGAAGCACCAGATTCGTGAGCACCAGGCCCACCAGGATCAGTTCCACCAGCGAGTGCATTCGTGCATCACCTCAAAAGCAGTATCAGCGCCAGCCCGGAGAGCGCCGTGGCGCCCACCAGCAGGCGCGGCACCATGAGCAGCCGCAGCCGCGCCATGCTCGACTCCACCACGCCCACCACCAGCGCCAGGGCGAGGATTGCGCCGGTCCCCGCCGCCACGGCGGCCAGGGCCTCCCCGCGCACCGGGACGAGCACCCCGGTCAACACCGCGGCCAGGGTCCACAGCTTCACGCCCTGGCCGTACAGAATGAAGGCGAAGTCCGGCCCGGAATGGTCCAGCACCATGACCTCGTGGATCATGGTCAGCTCCAGGTGGGTGTTGGGGTCGTCCACCGGGATGCGGCAGGTCTCGGCCAGCAGCACCAGGAACAGCGCCGAGGCCGTGAGCGCCAGCACCGGGGCGGCGGCCTCCCAGCGCGCGGCGTCGATGCGGGCGAGCATCTCCGCCAGGGAGTAGGCGCCGGTGGCCTGGGCCAGGGCGGCCAGGCCCAGCACCTGGGCCAGTTCCGCGGGCAC harbors:
- a CDS encoding respiratory chain complex I subunit 1 family protein, yielding MPAQTALHLDALPRMVLGLLLCPLLFGIINRVKAKFAGRTGQPLLQSYFDLAKLLRKGAVISRSTSWAFALGPTLGLACALCALALAPLGGQPGLISFEGDLFLFAGLLSLSRFATAAAALDTGSSFEGMGASREMQFAVPAELAQVLGLAALAQATGAYSLAEMLARIDAARWEAAAPVLALTASALFLVLLAETCRIPVDDPNTHLELTMIHEVMVLDHSGPDFAFILYGQGVKLWTLAAVLTGVLVPVRGEALAAVAAGTGAILALALVVGVVESSMARLRLLMVPRLLVGATALSGLALILLLR
- a CDS encoding proton-conducting transporter transmembrane domain-containing protein — protein: MLDALTIVVPGLAGLAAFVIPRNRPRRIMLVAAAVAHLALTLATFAGRSRPMFDGALLLDAPGRIFLLATSVLFFAAALYAVGYLDRETRGQRPDMVEGGLFSNSPEARFTGCLLLFLGAMSFVCMAANLGLLWVGVEATTLASAPLIYFHRHHRSLEATWKYLLLCSVGIALALFGTYMLALAGGGEVSLHLSALMAAGPSLDPMLLKAAFVFLLVGYGTKMGLAPMHTWLPDVYSESPSLVALMSTCLLNVSFLAILRVRQVLSAAGQAQFAGDLLVALGLASMAWAAVFLLRQTDYKRLLAYSSVEHMGILAFGAGIGGAGMHGSLLHMLAHGAAKGAMFLLAGNVLALYLTKEVSGVRGAVRALPWSGPLWVAGVLALTGMPPFGTFVSELAILRAALAGPRPLLAGAYLLLIAMAFIGITTAAFRMAQGHGAQPRQAERMSACWPPLVLMLCVLLLGLWHPEPLADMLAASARITGGF
- a CDS encoding NADH-quinone oxidoreductase subunit K; translation: MHSLVELILVGLVLTNLVLLGTSRIGLCIRMVAFQGVGLAFLPLLGHGELALSSLAVSAATAVLKGGVFPWLLFRSLESAHVRAEVEPYVGYSASLLFGVAALAASVWLGGRMPMPVGLPQLLTPVAFFTILVGLFGIVARRKAVSQVVAYLVLENGIFAFGAVALRKAQLLVEMGILLDVFVAVFVMGIAIFRINREFDHIDADRLASLKE